The following proteins are encoded in a genomic region of Gemmatimonadota bacterium:
- the dnaX gene encoding DNA polymerase III subunit gamma/tau, producing MSTTRTALARLYRPRRFGEMAMQEHVSETLKAAVACGRVAHAYLFSGPRGVGKTTAARVLAMALNCPARGESGEPCGECESCDRIWAGRTSLDVVEIDAASNRGVEDARELRERAMYAPTDEKRYKVYIIDEAHMLTREAWNALLKILEEPPPRVIFVFATTEPQKIQQSAPPILSRCQRFDFRRISVAAIVSRLRSVLAAEGVEAEEQALVPLARRAEGGLRDALSLLDQVLSFSGGRVTSEDVRRVLGLVGEELYLEVFEIVAQRRHGEVFRFVERLLDEGYDPAEFYRGLADAVRTLLVVKFQGADAAEVREDLREAFAGQAARFQEGDLLRMLAQVVELDADGRLRKSASPRLLLEALLLRFAHLDRTIEIEELIRASTAGAARIGEEVVQRPETMPVPPTPPPHPPPRTAPRRATTPEQEAAEAALHAVLEQGQGLPRGLALLLKAARVVGADARSVTLALPAGPGAERLSDDPAARQALEQGMAQQLGRGIQLEIRQEGGAPQPSPLPPAGVRDQQLTRLTRDEPLLGRAVEEWDLELLE from the coding sequence ATGTCGACGACGCGTACGGCTCTGGCTCGCCTGTATCGGCCTCGGCGCTTCGGCGAGATGGCCATGCAGGAGCACGTTTCCGAGACGCTGAAGGCGGCGGTGGCGTGCGGCCGCGTGGCGCACGCCTACCTCTTTTCTGGGCCTCGCGGGGTAGGGAAGACGACGGCGGCACGGGTGCTGGCCATGGCGCTGAACTGTCCGGCGCGGGGCGAGTCGGGCGAGCCGTGTGGCGAGTGCGAGTCGTGCGACCGGATCTGGGCGGGGCGCACTTCCCTGGACGTGGTCGAGATCGACGCCGCCTCGAACCGCGGCGTGGAAGATGCCCGCGAGCTGCGGGAGCGGGCCATGTACGCGCCCACGGACGAGAAGCGCTACAAGGTCTACATCATTGATGAAGCGCACATGCTGACACGCGAGGCGTGGAACGCGCTGCTCAAGATCCTGGAGGAGCCGCCGCCGCGGGTCATCTTCGTCTTTGCCACCACGGAGCCGCAGAAGATCCAGCAATCGGCGCCGCCCATCCTGTCGCGCTGCCAGCGGTTCGATTTCCGGCGCATCAGTGTGGCGGCCATTGTGTCGCGGCTGCGCTCGGTGCTGGCGGCCGAGGGCGTGGAAGCCGAGGAGCAGGCGCTGGTGCCGCTGGCCCGGCGTGCGGAGGGGGGGCTGCGGGATGCCCTGTCACTGCTGGACCAGGTCCTTTCCTTCTCCGGCGGCCGGGTGACCTCGGAAGACGTGCGCCGCGTGCTGGGTTTGGTGGGCGAAGAGCTGTACCTCGAAGTCTTCGAGATCGTCGCCCAGCGGCGCCATGGCGAAGTGTTCCGCTTCGTCGAGCGGCTGCTGGACGAGGGGTACGACCCGGCCGAGTTCTACCGCGGCCTCGCCGACGCCGTCCGCACCCTGCTCGTCGTGAAGTTCCAGGGTGCCGACGCCGCCGAGGTACGGGAAGATTTGCGGGAGGCGTTCGCCGGCCAGGCGGCCAGGTTCCAGGAGGGAGACCTGCTGCGCATGCTGGCGCAGGTCGTCGAGCTGGATGCCGACGGGCGGCTGCGCAAGAGCGCGAGCCCGCGCCTGCTCCTGGAGGCGCTGCTGCTGCGCTTCGCGCACCTGGACCGCACCATCGAGATCGAGGAGCTGATTCGCGCCAGCACGGCCGGGGCGGCCAGGATAGGCGAGGAGGTCGTACAGCGGCCCGAGACCATGCCGGTGCCGCCGACGCCGCCTCCGCACCCTCCGCCACGCACCGCCCCGCGCCGAGCCACCACCCCGGAGCAGGAGGCGGCCGAGGCGGCGCTGCACGCCGTGCTCGAACAGGGGCAGGGCCTGCCGCGCGGGCTCGCACTGCTGCTCAAGGCCGCGCGCGTTGTAGGCGCAGATGCCCGCAGCGTCACCCTCGCCCTGCCGGCCGGTCCGGGAGCCGAGCGCCTGTCGGACGACCCCGCGGCGCGACAGGCCCTGGAACAGGGGATGGCCCAGCAGCTTGGACGCGGCATCCAGCTCGAAATCCGCCAGGAGGGAGGCGCGCCGCAGCCTTCGCCCCTGCCACCCGCCGGCGTGCGCGATCAGCAGCTCACGCGCCTCACGCGCGACGAGCCGCTCCTCGGCCGCGCCGTCGAGGAATGGGACCTCGAGCTTCTGGAATAG
- a CDS encoding zinc ribbon domain-containing protein: MPIYEYQCQACRRKQSFLVRKLEPPFQPACKACGSEQMTRLLSSVALLRSEEARLDSLADPARWGGIDENDPGSVQRFVKQMGSELGEDLGEDLEGLEDDHDAAADDLSATDL, translated from the coding sequence ATGCCCATCTACGAATACCAGTGTCAGGCCTGTCGCAGGAAACAGAGCTTCCTGGTGCGGAAGCTCGAACCGCCTTTCCAACCCGCATGCAAGGCCTGCGGCAGTGAGCAGATGACCCGCCTCCTCTCCAGCGTTGCACTGCTGCGCTCCGAGGAGGCCCGGCTCGACAGCCTCGCCGATCCCGCCCGGTGGGGTGGTATCGATGAAAACGATCCCGGCAGCGTTCAGCGGTTCGTAAAGCAGATGGGGTCGGAGCTGGGCGAAGACCTGGGCGAGGACCTCGAGGGGCTCGAAGACGACCACGACGCCGCTGCGGACGACCTTTCCGCCACCGATCTGTAA
- a CDS encoding YraN family protein, which translates to MRGVGRQHDAGERGHVLGRRGEALAASELRRRGWRILARNFRLGHKEIDLVVRRGEVVAFVEVKTRAGLGYGHPLAAITRAKRQEIERVARAWVARHGRPGDMYRFDAVAVLLLPGGSCVIEHCEDAWRL; encoded by the coding sequence ATGCGCGGCGTGGGACGGCAACACGACGCGGGCGAGCGCGGGCACGTGCTGGGCCGGCGCGGTGAAGCGCTTGCCGCGAGCGAGCTGCGGCGGCGCGGCTGGCGGATTCTGGCGCGCAACTTCCGCCTTGGCCATAAGGAGATCGACCTGGTGGTGCGACGGGGCGAGGTTGTCGCCTTCGTCGAGGTCAAGACGCGCGCGGGGCTGGGCTACGGCCACCCTCTGGCGGCCATTACCCGAGCGAAGCGGCAGGAGATCGAGCGCGTGGCGCGCGCCTGGGTCGCGCGTCACGGCCGGCCAGGCGACATGTACCGTTTTGACGCCGTGGCCGTCTTGCTTCTGCCCGGCGGTTCCTGCGTGATCGAGCACTGCGAGGATGCCTGGCGGCTTTGA
- the aroF gene encoding 3-deoxy-7-phosphoheptulonate synthase, producing the protein MLVVMSHNAAEQDVRRVIEVIQEMGYEARPIPGKQRTAIGLIGNDGKVDGSALEALPGVLQVIHVSQPYKQVSREWRPEPTIIELDNGTRIGGAEVVLMAGPCSVESEEQILSAAHALRSAGATVLRGGAFKPRTSPYSFQGLGKRALEYLARAREETGLAIVTEALEPETVELVADYADIIQIGARNMQNYPLLRRAGRTGKPVLLKRGLAATIRELLLSAEYILAEGNERVILCERGVRGFDDHTRYLLDLTAIPVVHSLSHLPMIADPSHGTGLRNKVIPMARAAVAAGADGLLVEVHPDPDHALSDGAQSLAPRQFEELVAQVGLIAEAIGRRLVLALAAGAPAV; encoded by the coding sequence ATGCTGGTAGTCATGAGTCACAACGCGGCCGAGCAGGATGTGCGGCGCGTGATCGAAGTGATCCAGGAGATGGGGTACGAGGCGCGGCCCATCCCCGGGAAGCAGCGCACGGCGATCGGCCTGATCGGCAACGATGGGAAGGTGGACGGCAGTGCGCTGGAGGCGTTGCCCGGCGTGCTGCAGGTGATACACGTCAGCCAGCCCTACAAGCAGGTCTCGCGGGAATGGCGTCCGGAGCCCACCATCATCGAGCTGGACAACGGCACGCGGATCGGCGGCGCGGAGGTGGTGCTCATGGCGGGGCCCTGCTCGGTAGAATCCGAAGAGCAGATCCTGAGCGCGGCCCATGCGCTCCGTTCCGCGGGCGCCACCGTGCTGCGCGGCGGCGCGTTCAAGCCGCGAACGTCGCCCTATTCTTTTCAGGGGCTGGGCAAGCGGGCGCTCGAGTATCTGGCCCGCGCCCGGGAGGAGACGGGACTCGCGATTGTGACCGAGGCGCTCGAGCCCGAGACCGTCGAGCTGGTTGCCGACTACGCGGACATCATCCAGATCGGCGCGCGCAACATGCAGAATTATCCGCTGCTCCGCCGCGCCGGCCGCACGGGCAAGCCGGTCCTGCTCAAGCGGGGCCTGGCCGCAACCATCAGGGAGCTGCTGCTCAGTGCCGAGTACATCCTGGCGGAAGGCAACGAGCGGGTGATCCTGTGCGAGCGCGGCGTGCGCGGCTTCGACGACCATACGCGTTACCTGCTCGACCTGACCGCGATCCCCGTCGTCCATTCGCTCTCGCACCTGCCCATGATTGCGGATCCCAGCCACGGCACGGGGCTGCGCAACAAGGTGATCCCCATGGCCCGGGCCGCCGTCGCGGCCGGCGCCGATGGGCTCCTGGTCGAGGTCCATCCGGACCCCGATCACGCCCTTTCGGATGGCGCGCAGTCGCTCGCGCCCCGGCAATTCGAAGAGCTGGTTGCGCAAGTCGGACTCATCGCGGAAGCCATTGGCCGGCGACTCGTGCTCGCACTGGCTGCGGGCGCCCCCGCCGTCTGA